One region of bacterium genomic DNA includes:
- a CDS encoding glycoside hydrolase translates to MDSLDKLIKPDALKRPAPFWSWNDKLDEAELRRQIREMADKGWGSYFMHSRVGLVTGYLSDEWFDLVNACADEAEKTGTYAWLYDEDKWPSGFAGGEVPEKDKAYRSRALVFVRKGTATDNDEVLCSITYRGTEYDICKRIAPLGDLWFNGASYVDLMSPDAVREFINCTHERYKQHCSAHFGKAIPGIFTDEPCYLAQHRYDVPVVPWSDFLPDFFMQLKGYDLTQKLPQLFVDIDDYKKVRFDFYDAATELFKRSFTKQYYDWCGENNLLMTGHFMAEDGLVYQTQWSGDVMSHYEFMHWPGVDKLCRVVPSDQLVTIKQVASAADQLGKERSFCEVFGCVGGQVSFFHRKWIGDWQAALGISFVNHHLSLYSMRGERKRDYPANLFYQQPWWTDEKEFADYEARVCAAVSEGDRLVDVLLVQPLTSVWSEYTPLHKSASESPERIYDEAFTDISSKLMAQKIDFHFGNENLMANHASVEVKTFKIGKHSYSCVVVPPASNIKSHTLELLKQYAANGGKLIFTGALPTMVDGVETAVDIAGCTIVSDVNEAVNEVSGIFPARIKVTDKYTGDNAPEVFIHSRKVGGSIRHLIVNTSEQRPVRSTISISGNQPMAVFDLFDGSLYKLETKAGIIDINFAPAGSILIICGEEAKQAFQSVPVVLGSGICFTDFTQSLPKAVIDKFDCRVLEDNILLLNDMTLELGGKAVYEGPVCGAWHKHFYKAEDGTKFKATYKFFSECTVENTFAAIEVAENLDSITFNGQSVKALKEHGELGAFDPAKSWKDINFTKVPLPVIKKGENTLVIEGKKVNNITEPGLHRRIPDWREHEATEAEEVYLAGKFSLAPVSDGQYVITEFKEPVGKNLTDEGFPFYCGRALLSSEFDMPEKSAGRLYLKLNRANLASAVVKVNGKVCGTLRWMPYTIDITDMVKPGKNKLELDIATTLVNCFGPNRRTGIKQETGIGPGNFVDMSKFKHGYELFEFGLDGVSIFGVE, encoded by the coding sequence ATGGACTCACTGGATAAACTCATAAAACCGGACGCTCTAAAGCGCCCCGCACCGTTTTGGAGCTGGAACGATAAACTCGACGAAGCCGAACTCAGGCGACAGATCCGCGAAATGGCTGATAAAGGCTGGGGAAGCTATTTTATGCACTCGCGGGTCGGGCTTGTGACCGGGTATCTATCTGACGAATGGTTCGACTTGGTAAACGCCTGCGCTGACGAGGCAGAAAAAACCGGCACATACGCATGGCTCTATGATGAGGATAAGTGGCCTTCAGGATTCGCAGGTGGAGAAGTACCTGAAAAGGATAAAGCATATCGGTCGCGCGCGTTGGTGTTTGTCAGAAAAGGAACCGCCACAGATAACGATGAAGTGCTATGCTCGATAACATACAGGGGCACAGAATACGATATTTGCAAACGGATAGCGCCGTTGGGGGACCTATGGTTTAACGGCGCAAGCTATGTGGACCTGATGAGCCCGGATGCCGTCAGAGAGTTCATAAACTGTACGCACGAGAGATATAAGCAGCACTGCAGCGCTCACTTCGGCAAGGCAATCCCCGGAATCTTCACGGACGAACCATGCTATCTGGCTCAACACAGATATGATGTGCCGGTGGTGCCATGGTCTGACTTTTTGCCCGACTTCTTTATGCAACTCAAAGGATATGACCTGACGCAGAAACTCCCGCAGCTCTTTGTAGATATAGACGACTACAAAAAAGTGCGGTTCGATTTCTATGACGCCGCAACAGAACTCTTCAAACGGTCTTTCACAAAGCAGTACTATGACTGGTGTGGCGAAAACAACCTGCTTATGACCGGTCATTTCATGGCGGAAGACGGGCTGGTATACCAGACGCAGTGGTCTGGTGACGTTATGAGCCATTATGAGTTCATGCACTGGCCGGGAGTCGACAAACTCTGCCGCGTTGTCCCGTCAGATCAGTTGGTGACCATAAAGCAGGTGGCATCAGCCGCAGACCAACTCGGCAAAGAACGGTCATTTTGCGAAGTCTTCGGGTGCGTGGGCGGACAGGTCAGCTTCTTCCATCGTAAATGGATCGGTGACTGGCAGGCGGCTCTGGGTATCAGTTTTGTCAACCATCACCTCTCACTCTACTCGATGCGAGGCGAGCGTAAGCGTGATTACCCGGCAAACCTGTTCTATCAGCAGCCGTGGTGGACTGATGAGAAAGAATTCGCCGATTATGAGGCTAGGGTTTGCGCGGCAGTCTCCGAAGGCGATAGACTGGTAGATGTGCTTCTGGTCCAGCCTCTGACAAGTGTATGGAGTGAATACACTCCGCTGCACAAATCGGCATCCGAGTCGCCTGAGCGCATATATGACGAAGCGTTTACTGATATTTCTTCAAAGCTCATGGCGCAAAAGATTGACTTCCACTTTGGAAATGAAAACCTGATGGCAAACCATGCATCAGTCGAAGTCAAGACCTTTAAGATAGGCAAGCATTCATACAGCTGTGTAGTTGTGCCGCCTGCAAGCAACATAAAATCTCATACGCTGGAACTGCTCAAGCAGTATGCAGCAAACGGTGGAAAGCTAATCTTCACTGGCGCGCTGCCGACTATGGTCGACGGTGTCGAAACGGCTGTGGATATAGCAGGCTGCACGATTGTGTCCGATGTGAATGAGGCTGTTAATGAGGTTTCCGGGATATTCCCGGCTAGGATTAAAGTGACAGATAAATACACAGGAGACAATGCGCCTGAAGTATTCATACACTCGCGAAAGGTGGGCGGATCGATACGCCATCTGATCGTGAACACAAGTGAGCAGCGGCCTGTTCGCTCGACGATAAGTATTTCCGGCAATCAGCCCATGGCAGTCTTCGATCTCTTTGATGGATCGCTCTACAAACTGGAAACGAAAGCCGGCATCATTGACATCAACTTCGCTCCCGCGGGAAGTATATTGATAATCTGCGGCGAGGAGGCAAAACAGGCTTTTCAGAGCGTTCCGGTTGTGCTCGGGTCGGGCATATGCTTCACAGACTTTACGCAGAGCCTGCCGAAGGCCGTGATCGACAAGTTCGACTGCCGCGTTTTGGAAGACAACATATTACTGCTCAATGATATGACGCTGGAACTCGGCGGTAAGGCGGTCTATGAAGGACCTGTATGTGGAGCATGGCATAAACATTTCTACAAGGCAGAAGATGGCACTAAGTTCAAGGCAACATACAAGTTCTTCTCGGAGTGCACGGTCGAAAACACCTTCGCTGCAATCGAAGTAGCTGAAAACCTCGACTCGATCACATTCAACGGCCAGTCGGTAAAAGCTCTAAAAGAGCATGGTGAGCTTGGCGCATTTGATCCGGCAAAGAGTTGGAAAGACATCAACTTCACGAAAGTCCCTCTGCCTGTCATAAAGAAGGGTGAGAACACTCTCGTAATCGAAGGCAAGAAGGTAAATAACATTACTGAGCCTGGTCTGCACAGAAGAATACCCGATTGGCGCGAGCATGAGGCGACAGAGGCTGAAGAGGTCTACTTGGCCGGCAAATTCTCGCTTGCACCCGTATCGGATGGGCAATACGTCATTACGGAGTTCAAAGAGCCTGTAGGCAAAAACCTGACCGATGAAGGTTTCCCATTCTACTGCGGGCGAGCGCTGCTTTCATCTGAGTTCGACATGCCTGAAAAATCTGCCGGTAGACTATACCTGAAGCTCAACCGAGCCAACCTGGCGTCTGCTGTGGTCAAGGTCAACGGCAAAGTGTGCGGCACACTAAGATGGATGCCGTATACTATCGATATTACCGATATGGTGAAACCCGGCAAAAACAAACTAGAACTTGACATTGCTACCACTCTGGTCAACTGCTTTGGCCCCAACCGAAGGACCGGAATTAAGCAGGAAACCGGTATTGGTCCGGGAAACTTTGTCGATATGTCCAAATTCAAGCATGGGTATGAACTCTTCGAGTTTGGCCTTGACGGTGTGTCGATATTCGGTGTTGAATAG
- the ahcY gene encoding adenosylhomocysteinase has protein sequence MIATEIDYFVKDIGLADWGHKEISIAEKEMPGLMATREKYGPAKPLAGARIMGSLHMTIQTAVLIQTLVELGADVRWASCNIFSTQDHAAAAVAASGTPVFALKGESLEEYWEFTKRAMTWPDGGGPTLIVDDGGDATLLVHRGYNAENDHSIVDQPTDNKELAIVNSVVKKSLAENPNFFHKIVENIRGVSEETTTGVHRLYQMLEKGELLFPAINVNDSVTKSKFDNIYGCRESLVDGIKRATDVMISGKTALICGYGDVGKGSAESLAGQKAKILVTEIDPICALQACMAGYTVTTVEDALPCADIYVTCTGNCDVITAEHMSKMKDQAIVCNIGHFDNEIQVDALKAWPGIKHTNIKPQVDAFTFPDGHTIYLLAEGRLINLGCATGHPSFVMSNSFTNQTLAQIDLWTNDHKVGVYLLDKKLDEEVARLHLGKLGAKLTQLNQKQADYIGVPKDGPFKAEHYRY, from the coding sequence ATGATAGCAACTGAAATAGATTACTTTGTAAAAGACATCGGCCTGGCTGACTGGGGCCATAAAGAGATATCAATAGCCGAAAAAGAGATGCCCGGCCTGATGGCGACGAGGGAAAAATATGGTCCCGCAAAGCCTCTGGCGGGTGCGCGAATAATGGGATCGCTGCATATGACGATCCAGACGGCTGTGCTGATCCAGACACTGGTCGAGCTTGGAGCTGATGTCCGCTGGGCAAGCTGTAACATATTCTCCACACAAGATCATGCCGCTGCAGCAGTCGCTGCTTCAGGCACTCCTGTTTTCGCGCTTAAGGGCGAATCACTTGAGGAGTATTGGGAGTTTACAAAAAGGGCGATGACCTGGCCGGATGGCGGCGGCCCCACACTGATCGTAGATGACGGCGGTGACGCTACCCTGCTTGTCCATCGCGGCTACAATGCAGAAAACGATCATTCAATTGTTGACCAGCCTACCGACAACAAAGAATTGGCTATAGTAAACAGCGTGGTGAAAAAATCTCTGGCTGAAAACCCGAACTTCTTCCATAAGATTGTCGAGAATATCCGTGGTGTCTCCGAAGAGACTACGACGGGTGTTCACCGCCTATATCAGATGCTCGAAAAGGGCGAACTGCTCTTCCCGGCAATCAACGTCAACGATTCGGTCACAAAGAGCAAATTCGATAACATCTACGGCTGCCGCGAGTCCCTGGTTGACGGGATAAAGCGAGCGACCGATGTCATGATCTCAGGCAAGACAGCCCTTATCTGCGGCTATGGCGATGTCGGTAAAGGCTCAGCGGAGTCTCTTGCAGGCCAAAAAGCAAAAATCTTGGTTACTGAAATCGACCCGATATGTGCGCTGCAGGCCTGTATGGCGGGCTATACAGTGACCACTGTCGAGGATGCGCTGCCATGCGCAGACATATACGTCACCTGCACCGGTAACTGCGACGTTATCACTGCAGAGCATATGTCTAAGATGAAAGACCAAGCTATTGTCTGCAACATCGGCCATTTCGATAATGAGATTCAGGTAGATGCTTTGAAGGCTTGGCCTGGAATAAAACATACAAATATCAAGCCGCAGGTGGATGCGTTCACATTCCCCGACGGCCATACGATATACCTGCTGGCCGAGGGTCGTCTCATCAACCTCGGCTGCGCGACGGGGCATCCGAGCTTCGTGATGTCCAACAGTTTCACCAACCAGACCCTTGCCCAGATCGATCTGTGGACCAACGATCACAAGGTCGGCGTATACCTGCTGGACAAAAAGCTGGATGAAGAAGTGGCCAGGCTCCACCTCGGCAAGCTCGGAGCCAAGCTCACACAGCTCAATCAAAAACAGGCCGACTATATAGGCGTGCCTAAAGATGGTCCGTTCAAAGCGGAGCATTACAGATACTAG
- a CDS encoding PEP-CTERM sorting domain-containing protein (PEP-CTERM proteins occur, often in large numbers, in the proteomes of bacteria that also encode an exosortase, a predicted intramembrane cysteine proteinase. The presence of a PEP-CTERM domain at a protein's C-terminus predicts cleavage within the sorting domain, followed by covalent anchoring to some some component of the (usually Gram-negative) cell surface. Many PEP-CTERM proteins exhibit an unusual sequence composition that includes large numbers of potential glycosylation sites. Expression of one such protein has been shown restore the ability of a bacterium to form floc, a type of biofilm.) encodes MKYVIVLTVLFTFVSCGAVCADSLSLNIDDLIVSEVMIGAIYRNVLAVGDGMGLSGTTVFDFPLASMTTSSFDYTYSSGSLPGYTWNTTGERDGEDENYWFVNPIGAYQEPEVDPDIPWISIEEIENGPTIILHCTNLLDGQDGWTVTWSSNGSFASSSHTSGATDMVRILEDDEGLYYDIEINSDKVYGNVVIEMNGTMHTGTGQVTYTSVPEPSGILAVCAGFVSIATFYRKRKAG; translated from the coding sequence ATGAAGTATGTAATAGTGTTGACGGTGCTGTTTACGTTTGTCTCTTGCGGGGCAGTATGTGCCGATTCGCTCAGCCTGAACATTGACGATCTGATCGTCAGCGAAGTCATGATCGGAGCTATTTATAGAAACGTGCTTGCAGTTGGTGATGGGATGGGCTTAAGCGGAACCACGGTCTTCGATTTCCCTCTAGCCTCCATGACCACTTCCAGTTTTGACTACACATATTCGTCCGGCTCTCTGCCCGGATACACCTGGAACACAACTGGTGAACGTGATGGCGAAGACGAGAATTACTGGTTCGTTAATCCGATTGGGGCTTATCAGGAACCTGAAGTAGACCCGGATATTCCCTGGATAAGTATAGAGGAAATCGAAAACGGACCCACCATAATCCTGCATTGTACAAACCTCCTGGACGGGCAGGACGGCTGGACAGTCACGTGGTCATCGAATGGATCCTTCGCCAGCAGCAGCCACACCTCGGGAGCAACAGATATGGTCAGAATTCTCGAAGACGATGAGGGGCTTTATTACGATATTGAGATCAATAGTGACAAAGTGTACGGCAACGTCGTGATCGAAATGAATGGAACCATGCATACAGGCACTGGTCAGGTTACTTACACCTCTGTCCCCGAGCCGTCCGGCATACTTGCCGTATGCGCCGGGTTTGTTTCGATAGCAACGTTTTATAGAAAACGAAAAGCAGGGTAA
- a CDS encoding single-stranded DNA-binding protein gives MNVVLLIGRLVADPELKYTPSGVAVCQMRIAVDRRFKSETGEKVSDFFNLVAWRQRAEFAANYLHKGRLVAIEGSLQSRSWVAQDGQKRYATEVVVNNIQGLDRPKEGQQSAAAPMSDYEAPPEVPAGGIESDMDYDPFAEE, from the coding sequence ATGAATGTCGTATTACTGATAGGTCGGCTGGTTGCGGACCCTGAGTTAAAGTATACTCCCAGTGGAGTTGCGGTATGTCAGATGAGAATCGCTGTCGACAGACGTTTCAAGTCTGAGACTGGCGAGAAAGTGTCCGATTTCTTCAATTTGGTGGCATGGCGGCAGAGAGCCGAGTTTGCGGCAAATTACCTTCATAAGGGTAGACTTGTTGCAATAGAGGGTTCATTGCAGTCACGAAGTTGGGTCGCACAGGACGGACAGAAAAGATATGCCACTGAAGTTGTCGTAAACAACATTCAGGGGCTTGACAGGCCGAAAGAAGGTCAGCAATCTGCGGCAGCGCCGATGTCGGATTATGAAGCTCCACCGGAGGTACCCGCTGGAGGCATTGAATCGGATATGGATTATGATCCATTTGCTGAAGAATAG
- a CDS encoding AMP-binding protein — protein MDSSFLDRYVSPSTFSSYEDFKANFKIDVPDNFNFGFDIVDDYARLQPEKKALVWCNDKGDERIFTFADINKLSNKVANYLTSLGIVKGDKVMLILGRRYEYWLCVVALHKVGAVAIPASHLLTGRDIIFRNNSADVKMIIASDESHVLEAVDESVEHSPTLKHRVIIHGQRQGWQNLHTMIETASDKFDRPTGDAATTNDDTLILYFTSGTTGHPKMVRHNHTYPLGHILTAKYWQNVQDNGLHLTVADTGWAKAAWGKIYGQWVAGSAVFVYDYDNKFDAKCLLDSIEKHRVTTFCGPATIYRMIVREDCSKYDLSSLQYCVVAGEPLYPEVFNKVRDCLGLKIMEGFGQTETTVAIANYPWMEPKPGSMGKPSPGYEVDMLDDDGRPCAAGEEGQIVFRTDKSTPVGMFCNYFRDPELTNAAWRDGIYYTGDIAWKDSDGYYWYVGRADDTIKSSGYKIGPFEVESALQEHPAVHECAITGIPDQIRGQIVKATIVLNPGYTGCDELAKELQDHVKSITAPYKYPRVIEFTDALPKTTSGKICRHKIKHADIQKLAAAVEA, from the coding sequence GTGGATAGCAGTTTTCTTGACCGATATGTGTCACCATCGACTTTTTCGTCCTATGAGGACTTTAAGGCTAATTTCAAAATAGACGTTCCTGACAACTTTAACTTCGGGTTCGATATTGTTGATGATTATGCCAGGCTCCAGCCTGAAAAAAAAGCGCTTGTATGGTGTAATGACAAAGGCGACGAGCGGATATTTACATTCGCCGATATAAATAAACTCAGCAACAAGGTTGCAAATTACCTTACATCCCTTGGCATTGTGAAGGGGGATAAGGTAATGCTGATCCTTGGCCGACGATATGAATATTGGCTGTGTGTTGTTGCTCTGCATAAAGTTGGCGCTGTCGCGATCCCGGCAAGTCATCTGCTTACAGGCCGCGACATAATCTTCCGCAACAACTCAGCCGATGTAAAGATGATAATCGCCTCTGATGAGTCGCACGTGTTGGAAGCTGTGGATGAATCCGTTGAGCATTCCCCAACCCTCAAGCACCGGGTGATAATTCATGGTCAGAGACAGGGTTGGCAGAACTTGCACACTATGATTGAAACTGCCTCAGACAAATTCGACAGACCCACAGGTGACGCAGCGACAACCAACGACGACACTCTCATTCTATATTTCACATCCGGTACCACAGGCCATCCGAAAATGGTCCGGCACAATCATACCTATCCACTCGGGCATATCCTGACCGCTAAATATTGGCAAAACGTGCAGGACAATGGTCTTCATCTCACTGTCGCCGACACCGGTTGGGCAAAGGCAGCCTGGGGAAAGATATACGGGCAGTGGGTAGCAGGCAGCGCTGTGTTCGTATATGACTATGATAATAAATTTGATGCTAAATGTTTGCTGGACTCGATTGAAAAACATCGTGTGACCACATTCTGCGGTCCTGCTACTATATATAGAATGATTGTTAGGGAGGACTGCTCAAAATATGATCTGAGCAGTCTGCAATATTGCGTTGTGGCGGGAGAGCCGCTCTACCCTGAAGTCTTTAACAAAGTGCGCGATTGCCTTGGGCTTAAGATCATGGAGGGGTTCGGTCAGACTGAAACCACGGTTGCAATCGCCAACTATCCATGGATGGAGCCTAAGCCCGGTTCGATGGGTAAGCCTTCGCCGGGTTATGAGGTCGATATGCTGGACGATGATGGGCGTCCATGCGCCGCAGGTGAAGAGGGACAAATCGTCTTTCGCACAGACAAATCCACTCCGGTCGGTATGTTCTGCAACTATTTCAGAGACCCCGAGCTTACCAATGCAGCTTGGAGAGACGGCATCTATTATACGGGTGATATTGCATGGAAAGACAGTGACGGCTACTATTGGTATGTCGGGCGTGCCGACGACACCATTAAGAGTTCAGGCTATAAGATCGGCCCGTTTGAGGTCGAAAGCGCTCTACAGGAACATCCTGCCGTCCACGAATGTGCAATCACAGGCATACCCGACCAGATACGCGGTCAGATAGTGAAAGCAACAATTGTGTTGAACCCGGGATATACAGGCTGCGATGAATTGGCAAAAGAACTGCAGGATCATGTCAAGTCGATCACTGCACCATATAAATATCCGCGCGTGATCGAGTTCACCGATGCCCTGCCAAAGACGACAAGCGGCAAGATATGTAGACACAAGATCAAACATGCAGATATACAAAAACTTGCTGCTGCAGTTGAGGCTTGA
- a CDS encoding NDP-sugar synthase has protein sequence MKAMILAAGVGSRLDPLTRNMPKPMVPIVNKPVMEHIVELLAKNGFKEIMVNLHYLGDQIQEYFGSGKKWGIKIHYSPEDQLWGDAGSVKRCESFFDEETFVVVGGDDLADIDIRRLVRFHEEKKAMATIALSLVDDPSEYGIALLNDRGRITRFLEKPKGEVIFSNSANTGVYIFDRHVLELIPKATPYGFGNNLFPLLLQQKSRFYGYLTRSYWKDVGNLRQYQEAHRDALSGRVDVKLPCSEVKKYVWMGENVQIDPSAEIGYPVLIGNNCRIEKGAKLLEYSILGDDCVLEEGSVVKQSVLWHGATVMRKTMLERCVVGDKCSVKSSAAVFDGVIVDPIRRNGNHE, from the coding sequence ATGAAAGCCATGATTCTTGCTGCCGGTGTAGGTTCCCGCCTCGATCCTCTCACCAGGAATATGCCCAAACCGATGGTTCCGATAGTGAACAAACCGGTTATGGAGCATATTGTCGAGCTGCTTGCAAAAAACGGTTTCAAGGAGATAATGGTCAATCTCCATTATTTGGGTGATCAGATTCAGGAATATTTCGGCAGCGGCAAGAAGTGGGGCATAAAAATTCACTATTCTCCCGAAGATCAGCTATGGGGAGATGCGGGAAGCGTAAAGCGCTGCGAGAGTTTTTTTGATGAAGAGACTTTTGTGGTGGTCGGTGGCGACGACCTTGCCGACATAGACATCAGGCGGCTGGTACGCTTCCATGAAGAGAAGAAAGCCATGGCCACCATTGCACTCTCGCTTGTGGACGACCCGTCTGAGTATGGTATAGCTCTGCTTAATGACCGCGGACGCATCACCAGATTCCTTGAAAAGCCAAAGGGTGAGGTCATCTTCAGCAATTCGGCGAATACGGGTGTCTATATTTTTGACAGGCATGTTCTGGAACTTATCCCCAAGGCGACCCCATATGGCTTCGGAAACAATCTTTTCCCGCTGCTGCTCCAGCAAAAGAGCAGGTTTTATGGCTATCTCACACGCAGCTATTGGAAAGATGTAGGCAATCTCAGACAGTATCAGGAAGCTCATCGTGATGCACTGAGTGGCAGAGTGGATGTCAAGCTGCCATGCTCCGAAGTGAAGAAGTACGTGTGGATGGGTGAGAATGTCCAGATCGATCCATCTGCCGAGATCGGCTATCCGGTCCTGATCGGCAACAACTGCAGAATCGAAAAAGGCGCAAAGCTGCTTGAGTATTCGATCTTAGGTGACGACTGCGTGCTGGAAGAGGGCTCAGTGGTCAAACAGAGCGTGCTCTGGCACGGTGCCACAGTGATGCGAAAAACAATGCTGGAGCGGTGTGTGGTCGGCGACAAGTGCTCCGTGAAGTCCAGTGCGGCTGTCTTCGATGGTGTCATCGTCGATCCCATCAGGCGAAACGGCAATCATGAGTAG
- a CDS encoding prolyl oligopeptidase family serine peptidase, translated as MKVIHLVVNVCTCGMLLTGIAIGEPTPQPVKDAQAECLFKKTISMQLQVDYMLSLPHDYNKDAKIRWPLVLFLHGAGERGDDVKRVKLLGPPRMVAEGREFPFILVSPQCPEDSWWDSQTDMLSALLDEIEANYRVDKDRIYVTGLSMGGFGTWALAVKEPKRFAAIAPICGGGNPKKADLIVSLPMWVFHGDKDDVVKIENSQKMVDAVKAAGGEPKFTIYPGVGHDAWTSTYNNDEFWTWLLAQRRNRER; from the coding sequence ATGAAGGTTATCCACTTAGTTGTGAATGTTTGCACATGCGGCATGCTGCTCACTGGAATTGCAATTGGTGAACCTACTCCCCAGCCGGTGAAAGATGCACAAGCAGAGTGTTTGTTTAAGAAAACAATCTCCATGCAATTACAGGTTGATTATATGCTCAGCTTACCTCATGACTATAACAAGGATGCGAAAATACGCTGGCCGTTGGTGCTTTTTCTTCATGGCGCAGGAGAACGAGGCGACGACGTCAAGAGAGTTAAACTGCTCGGCCCACCAAGAATGGTGGCGGAAGGTAGAGAGTTTCCATTTATACTTGTCTCACCCCAGTGCCCCGAGGATTCTTGGTGGGACAGCCAAACAGATATGCTTTCTGCTTTACTTGATGAAATTGAGGCCAATTACAGAGTCGACAAAGACCGAATATATGTTACAGGTTTGAGCATGGGTGGTTTCGGAACTTGGGCTCTGGCTGTAAAAGAACCCAAGAGGTTTGCTGCAATAGCCCCGATTTGCGGGGGAGGAAATCCCAAAAAAGCAGATCTCATCGTAAGCTTACCGATGTGGGTTTTCCATGGCGATAAGGACGATGTGGTAAAGATCGAAAACTCCCAGAAAATGGTAGATGCCGTTAAGGCTGCCGGTGGAGAGCCGAAGTTCACCATTTATCCCGGCGTGGGGCATGACGCTTGGACATCAACTTACAATAATGATGAGTTTTGGACATGGCTGTTGGCACAGCGGCGAAATAGAGAACGTTAA
- the rpsR gene encoding 30S ribosomal protein S18 → MPAPKRGGQPSKYKRVRRKVCTFCVDKVDYIDYKSANRLRRFVSERGKILPRRTTGTCASHQRALTHAIKRAREIALLPFTAE, encoded by the coding sequence ATGCCAGCACCTAAAAGAGGCGGCCAACCCTCTAAATATAAAAGAGTACGCAGGAAGGTATGCACGTTTTGCGTGGATAAGGTTGACTATATAGATTACAAGAGTGCCAACCGACTTCGCAGGTTTGTTTCCGAACGCGGCAAGATTTTGCCACGCAGAACGACAGGGACGTGCGCATCGCATCAGCGGGCTCTTACACATGCCATTAAGAGGGCACGAGAAATTGCGTTGCTGCCTTTCACAGCGGAATAG
- a CDS encoding DegT/DnrJ/EryC1/StrS family aminotransferase: MTIPVVNTKAQNFALKDELATAVGEVLESGWFIGGPNVSSLEEEVSDMCEAKYGIAVNSGTDALVIALAANDIGPGDEVITTPFTFVATTEAIMIVGAKPVYADIDPTDYNLDPKKIEEKITPKTKAILPVHLYGQCADIRGITDIAKKYGLKVIYDGAQAIGAKYRDRGIGAYGDAATLSFYPTKNLGGCGDGGMVLTNDVDVAEKAKSLRIHGQDATYSYQYVGFCSRLDAIQAAVLRVKLKKINEWNEARRANAQYYIDHLADLSIKLPVAKPDNCHVYHQFTVCVPRRDEFTAKLAEHGVESKVFYPHPLHLERAYANLGYKPGDFPETEKIAKECLSIPVSPELTADERQQVMQAISDAAKELS, translated from the coding sequence TTGACCATACCAGTTGTTAATACAAAAGCACAAAACTTTGCACTTAAAGATGAGCTGGCAACAGCCGTGGGCGAAGTGCTTGAATCCGGCTGGTTCATAGGCGGACCGAATGTGTCGTCTCTCGAAGAAGAGGTTTCAGATATGTGTGAGGCCAAATATGGAATTGCCGTCAATTCAGGAACGGATGCGCTGGTAATAGCGCTCGCGGCAAATGACATAGGTCCCGGCGATGAAGTCATCACCACTCCGTTCACATTTGTCGCGACGACCGAAGCAATTATGATAGTAGGTGCAAAGCCTGTTTATGCAGATATCGATCCGACAGACTATAATCTCGACCCCAAAAAGATAGAAGAGAAGATTACGCCAAAAACAAAGGCGATTTTGCCGGTCCATCTATACGGCCAGTGTGCTGACATACGCGGCATCACTGATATCGCAAAAAAATATGGGCTTAAGGTCATATATGATGGCGCACAGGCTATTGGTGCGAAGTATCGCGACAGAGGGATCGGCGCTTATGGCGATGCTGCCACGTTGAGTTTTTACCCGACAAAGAATCTCGGCGGATGTGGAGACGGTGGAATGGTGCTCACTAACGATGTCGACGTGGCCGAGAAGGCCAAGTCGCTTCGTATACATGGTCAGGATGCCACATATTCATATCAATATGTTGGCTTCTGCAGCCGCCTTGATGCCATCCAGGCAGCTGTCTTGCGAGTAAAGCTCAAGAAAATCAATGAGTGGAATGAGGCAAGGAGAGCAAACGCGCAGTATTATATAGACCATCTTGCCGATCTTTCGATAAAGTTGCCCGTTGCAAAGCCCGACAATTGTCATGTATATCATCAGTTCACTGTTTGTGTGCCAAGGCGTGATGAGTTTACAGCGAAACTGGCTGAGCATGGAGTTGAATCCAAGGTATTCTACCCGCATCCGCTTCATCTGGAGCGAGCATACGCCAATCTAGGCTATAAGCCGGGTGACTTTCCTGAGACTGAAAAGATCGCAAAAGAGTGTCTCAGCATACCAGTTTCTCCAGAGCTGACTGCCGATGAACGCCAGCAGGTGATGCAGGCGATAAGTGATGCAGCTAAGGAACTGAGCTGA